The Vulpes vulpes isolate BD-2025 chromosome 10, VulVul3, whole genome shotgun sequence genome has a window encoding:
- the SMPD4 gene encoding sphingomyelin phosphodiesterase 4 isoform X4, translating to MTTFRRRVAEWRSPSLRRATSWVPQWFPKTAVFTSCQEAAMAFPHLQQPSFLLASLKADSINKPFAQRCQDLVKVIEDFPAKELHTIFPWLVESIFGSLDGVLVGWNLRCLQGRVNPVEYSIAMEFLDPGGPMMKLVYKLQAEDYKFDFPVSYLPGPVKASIQERVLPDSPLYHNKVQFPTTGGLGLNLALNPFEYYMFFFALSLITQKPLPGALHIRTSDCAYFILVDRYLSWFLPTEGSVLPQLSSSPGGPSPSPAPRTPAIPFASYGLHHTSLLKRHVSHQTSVNADPASHEIWRSETLLQVFVEMWLHHYSLEMYQKMQSPHAKESFTPTEEHVLVVRLLLKHLHAFSNSLKPEQVSPSAHSHATSPLEEFKRAAVPRFVQQKLYLFLQHCFGHWPLDASFRAVLEMWLSYLQPWRYAPEKPAPSSDCQARAPFVQENLLMYTKLFVGFLSRALRTDLVSPKNALMVFRVAKVFAQPNLAEMIQKGEQLFLEPELVIPHRQHRLFTAPTFTGSFLSSWPPAVTDTSFRVKSHVYSLEGQDCKYTPMFGPEVRTLVLRLAQLITQAKQTAKSISDQCGESTPGHPFLSWLGFCSTDTNGSYPANDLDEMGQDSVRKTDEYLEKALEYLCQMFRLSEAQLAQLTLALGTTQDENGKKQLPDCIVGEDGLILTPLGRYQIINGLRRFDIEYQGDLELQPIRSYEIASLVRMLFRLSSAINCRFAGQMAALCSRADFLGSFCRYHLTEPGVTGRHLLSPVARESAASRARGPRLSLRFLGSYRTLLSLLLAFFVASLFCIGPLPCALLLMLGYLLYAVAMTLLTERSKLHQL from the exons ATGACGACATTTCGGCGCCGGGTAGCCGAATGGCGGTCTCCGTCCCTTCGGCGAGCGACTTCATGGGTCCCCCAG tgGTTTCCTAAGACAGCCGTTTTCACCAGCTGCCAGGAGGCTGCTATGGCGTTCCCTCACCTGCAGCAGCCCAGCTTCCTGCTG GCTAGCCTGAAAGCTGACTCTATAAATAAGCCCTTTGCACAGCGGTGCCAAGACTTGGTTAAAGTCATCGAGGATTTTCCAGCAAAG GAACTGCACACCATCTTCCCATGGCTGGTGGAGAGCATTTTCGGCAGCCTAGACGGTGTCCTTGTCGGCTGGAACCTCCGCTGCCTACAGGGACGCGTGAATCCTGTGGAGTACAGCATTGCAATGGAATTTCTAGACCCTGG TGGCCCAATGATGAAGTTGGTTTATAAGCTTCAGGCCGAAGACTATAAGTTTGACTTTCCCGTCTCCTACCTGCCT GGCCCTGTGAAGGCATCCATCCAGGAGCGCGTACTCCCCGACAGCCCTCTGTACCACAACAAGGTCCAGTTCCCCACAACAGGGGGCCTTGGCCTAAACTTGGCCCTCA ACCCGTTCGAATACTACATGTTCTTCTTTGCTTTGAGCCTCATCACCCAAAAG CCACTCCCTGGGGCCCTCCACATCCGAACTTCAGACTGTGCCTATTTCATCCTCGTGGACAGGTACCTGTCCTGGTTCCTACCCACAGAAGGCAGTGTGCTCCCCCAACTCTCCTCCAGTCCCGGGGGGCCCAGTCCCTCACCAGCTCCCAG GACACCAGCCATCCCCTTTGCTTCCTATGGCCTCCACCACACCAGCCTACTGAAGCGACACGTCTCTCACCAGACATCTGTGAACGCAGACCCCGCCTCCCATGAGATCTGGAGGTCTGAAACTCTACTCCAG GTTTTTGTTGAAATGTGGCTTCATCATTATTCCTTGGAGATGTACCAAAAAATGCAGTCCCCTCACGCTAAG GAGTCGTTCACACCCACCGAGGAGCATGTGCTAGTGGTGCGCCTGCTGCTAAAGCACCTGCACGCCTTTTCCAACAGCCTGAAGCCCGAGCaggtctctccctctgcccattcccatGCCACCAGCCCTCTGGAGGAGTTCAAACG GGCCGCCGTCCCGAGGTTTGTCCAGCAGAAGCTCTACCTCTTCCTGCAGCACTGCTTCGGCCACTGGCCCCTGGATGCGTCATTCAGAGCT GTTCTGGAGATGTGGCTGAGCTACCTGCAGCCCTGGAGGTATGCACCTGAGAAGCCGGCCCCGAGCAGCGACTGCCAGGCCCG GGCACCTTTTGTGCAGGAGAACCTGCTGATGTACACCAAGCTCTTTGTGGGCTTCCTGAGCCGCGCGCTCCGCACCGACCTGGTCAGCCCCAAGAACGCACTCATGGTGTTCCGAGTGGCCAAAGTCTTTGCCCAGCCTAACCTGGCTGAAATGATCCAGAAAG GGGAGCAGCTGTTCCTGGAGCCAGAGCTTGTCATCCCGCACCGCCAGCACCGACTCTTCACGGCTCCCACCTTCACTGGCAGCTTCCTGTCCTCGTGGCCACCGGCCGTCACCGACACCTCTTTCCGGGTGAAGAGCCACGTGTACAGCCTGGAGGGCCAGGACTGCAAGTACACCCCGATGTTTGGGCCCGAGGTCCGGACGCTG GTCCTGCGCCTGGCTCAGCTCATCACACAGGCCAAGCAGACCGCCAAGTCCATCTCTGACCAATGTGGGGAGAGCACGCCCGGCCACCCCTTCCTGTCGTGGCTGGGCTTCTGCTCCACAGACACGAATGGCTCCTACCCAGCCAACGACCTGGATGAAATGGGGCAGGACAGTGTCCGCAAGACAGACGAGTACCTAGAGAAGGCCCTGGAGTACCTGTGCCAGATGTTCCGA CTCAGTGAGGCCCAGCTCGCCCAGCTCACACTCGCCTTGGGGACGACACAAGATGAGAATGGGAAGAAGCAGCTTCCAGATTGCATTGTGGGAGAGGACGGGCTCATCCTCACACCCCTGGGCCGGTACCAG ATCATCAACGGGCTGCGCAGGTTTGACATTGAGTACCAGGGTGACTTGGAGCTGCAGCCCATCCGGAGCTATGAGATCGCCAGCCTGGTCCGCATGCTCTTCCGGCTGTCGTCCGCCATCAACTGCAGG TTTGCAGGCCAGATGGCAGCCCTGTGTTCCCGGGCCGACTTCCTTGGCAGCTTTTGTCGATACCACCTCACGGAGCCTGGGGTGACGGGCAGGCACTTGCTGAGTCCCGTGGCGCGGGAGAGTGCGGCCAGCCGTGCCCGGGGCCCCAGGCTCAGCCTGCGCTTCCTGGGCAGCTACCGGACGCTGCTCTCACTGCTCCTGGCCTTCTTCGTGGCCTCCCTGTTCTGTATCGGGCCCCTGCCCTGCGCCCTGCTCCTCATGCTGGGCTACCTCCTCTATGCGGTGGCCATGACGCTGCTGACCGAGCGGAGCAAGCTGCACCAGCTCTGA
- the SMPD4 gene encoding sphingomyelin phosphodiesterase 4 isoform X1, protein MTTFRRRVAEWRSPSLRRATSWVPQWFPKTAVFTSCQEAAMAFPHLQQPSFLLASLKADSINKPFAQRCQDLVKVIEDFPAKELHTIFPWLVESIFGSLDGVLVGWNLRCLQGRVNPVEYSIAMEFLDPGGPMMKLVYKLQAEDYKFDFPVSYLPGPVKASIQERVLPDSPLYHNKVQFPTTGGLGLNLALNPFEYYMFFFALSLITQKPLPGALHIRTSDCAYFILVDRYLSWFLPTEGSVLPQLSSSPGGPSPSPAPRTPAIPFASYGLHHTSLLKRHVSHQTSVNADPASHEIWRSETLLQVFVEMWLHHYSLEMYQKMQSPHAKLEVLHYRLSVSSALHSPAQPSLQALHAYQESFTPTEEHVLVVRLLLKHLHAFSNSLKPEQVSPSAHSHATSPLEEFKRAAVPRFVQQKLYLFLQHCFGHWPLDASFRAVLEMWLSYLQPWRYAPEKPAPSSDCQARCVSERWAPFVQENLLMYTKLFVGFLSRALRTDLVSPKNALMVFRVAKVFAQPNLAEMIQKGEQLFLEPELVIPHRQHRLFTAPTFTGSFLSSWPPAVTDTSFRVKSHVYSLEGQDCKYTPMFGPEVRTLVLRLAQLITQAKQTAKSISDQCGESTPGHPFLSWLGFCSTDTNGSYPANDLDEMGQDSVRKTDEYLEKALEYLCQMFRLSEAQLAQLTLALGTTQDENGKKQLPDCIVGEDGLILTPLGRYQIINGLRRFDIEYQGDLELQPIRSYEIASLVRMLFRLSSAINCRFAGQMAALCSRADFLGSFCRYHLTEPGVTGRHLLSPVARESAASRARGPRLSLRFLGSYRTLLSLLLAFFVASLFCIGPLPCALLLMLGYLLYAVAMTLLTERSKLHQL, encoded by the exons ATGACGACATTTCGGCGCCGGGTAGCCGAATGGCGGTCTCCGTCCCTTCGGCGAGCGACTTCATGGGTCCCCCAG tgGTTTCCTAAGACAGCCGTTTTCACCAGCTGCCAGGAGGCTGCTATGGCGTTCCCTCACCTGCAGCAGCCCAGCTTCCTGCTG GCTAGCCTGAAAGCTGACTCTATAAATAAGCCCTTTGCACAGCGGTGCCAAGACTTGGTTAAAGTCATCGAGGATTTTCCAGCAAAG GAACTGCACACCATCTTCCCATGGCTGGTGGAGAGCATTTTCGGCAGCCTAGACGGTGTCCTTGTCGGCTGGAACCTCCGCTGCCTACAGGGACGCGTGAATCCTGTGGAGTACAGCATTGCAATGGAATTTCTAGACCCTGG TGGCCCAATGATGAAGTTGGTTTATAAGCTTCAGGCCGAAGACTATAAGTTTGACTTTCCCGTCTCCTACCTGCCT GGCCCTGTGAAGGCATCCATCCAGGAGCGCGTACTCCCCGACAGCCCTCTGTACCACAACAAGGTCCAGTTCCCCACAACAGGGGGCCTTGGCCTAAACTTGGCCCTCA ACCCGTTCGAATACTACATGTTCTTCTTTGCTTTGAGCCTCATCACCCAAAAG CCACTCCCTGGGGCCCTCCACATCCGAACTTCAGACTGTGCCTATTTCATCCTCGTGGACAGGTACCTGTCCTGGTTCCTACCCACAGAAGGCAGTGTGCTCCCCCAACTCTCCTCCAGTCCCGGGGGGCCCAGTCCCTCACCAGCTCCCAG GACACCAGCCATCCCCTTTGCTTCCTATGGCCTCCACCACACCAGCCTACTGAAGCGACACGTCTCTCACCAGACATCTGTGAACGCAGACCCCGCCTCCCATGAGATCTGGAGGTCTGAAACTCTACTCCAG GTTTTTGTTGAAATGTGGCTTCATCATTATTCCTTGGAGATGTACCAAAAAATGCAGTCCCCTCACGCTAAG CTGGAGGTTCTGCACTACCGACTCAGTGTCTCCAGCGCCCTCCACAGCCCTGCCCAACCCAGCCTCCAGGCCCTCCACGCCTACCAA GAGTCGTTCACACCCACCGAGGAGCATGTGCTAGTGGTGCGCCTGCTGCTAAAGCACCTGCACGCCTTTTCCAACAGCCTGAAGCCCGAGCaggtctctccctctgcccattcccatGCCACCAGCCCTCTGGAGGAGTTCAAACG GGCCGCCGTCCCGAGGTTTGTCCAGCAGAAGCTCTACCTCTTCCTGCAGCACTGCTTCGGCCACTGGCCCCTGGATGCGTCATTCAGAGCT GTTCTGGAGATGTGGCTGAGCTACCTGCAGCCCTGGAGGTATGCACCTGAGAAGCCGGCCCCGAGCAGCGACTGCCAGGCCCGGTGTGTGTCAGAGAGATG GGCACCTTTTGTGCAGGAGAACCTGCTGATGTACACCAAGCTCTTTGTGGGCTTCCTGAGCCGCGCGCTCCGCACCGACCTGGTCAGCCCCAAGAACGCACTCATGGTGTTCCGAGTGGCCAAAGTCTTTGCCCAGCCTAACCTGGCTGAAATGATCCAGAAAG GGGAGCAGCTGTTCCTGGAGCCAGAGCTTGTCATCCCGCACCGCCAGCACCGACTCTTCACGGCTCCCACCTTCACTGGCAGCTTCCTGTCCTCGTGGCCACCGGCCGTCACCGACACCTCTTTCCGGGTGAAGAGCCACGTGTACAGCCTGGAGGGCCAGGACTGCAAGTACACCCCGATGTTTGGGCCCGAGGTCCGGACGCTG GTCCTGCGCCTGGCTCAGCTCATCACACAGGCCAAGCAGACCGCCAAGTCCATCTCTGACCAATGTGGGGAGAGCACGCCCGGCCACCCCTTCCTGTCGTGGCTGGGCTTCTGCTCCACAGACACGAATGGCTCCTACCCAGCCAACGACCTGGATGAAATGGGGCAGGACAGTGTCCGCAAGACAGACGAGTACCTAGAGAAGGCCCTGGAGTACCTGTGCCAGATGTTCCGA CTCAGTGAGGCCCAGCTCGCCCAGCTCACACTCGCCTTGGGGACGACACAAGATGAGAATGGGAAGAAGCAGCTTCCAGATTGCATTGTGGGAGAGGACGGGCTCATCCTCACACCCCTGGGCCGGTACCAG ATCATCAACGGGCTGCGCAGGTTTGACATTGAGTACCAGGGTGACTTGGAGCTGCAGCCCATCCGGAGCTATGAGATCGCCAGCCTGGTCCGCATGCTCTTCCGGCTGTCGTCCGCCATCAACTGCAGG TTTGCAGGCCAGATGGCAGCCCTGTGTTCCCGGGCCGACTTCCTTGGCAGCTTTTGTCGATACCACCTCACGGAGCCTGGGGTGACGGGCAGGCACTTGCTGAGTCCCGTGGCGCGGGAGAGTGCGGCCAGCCGTGCCCGGGGCCCCAGGCTCAGCCTGCGCTTCCTGGGCAGCTACCGGACGCTGCTCTCACTGCTCCTGGCCTTCTTCGTGGCCTCCCTGTTCTGTATCGGGCCCCTGCCCTGCGCCCTGCTCCTCATGCTGGGCTACCTCCTCTATGCGGTGGCCATGACGCTGCTGACCGAGCGGAGCAAGCTGCACCAGCTCTGA
- the SMPD4 gene encoding sphingomyelin phosphodiesterase 4 isoform X2 produces the protein MTTFRRRVAEWRSPSLRRATSWVPQWFPKTAVFTSCQEAAMAFPHLQQPSFLLASLKADSINKPFAQRCQDLVKVIEDFPAKELHTIFPWLVESIFGSLDGVLVGWNLRCLQGRVNPVEYSIAMEFLDPGGPMMKLVYKLQAEDYKFDFPVSYLPGPVKASIQERVLPDSPLYHNKVQFPTTGGLGLNLALNPFEYYMFFFALSLITQKPLPGALHIRTSDCAYFILVDRYLSWFLPTEGSVLPQLSSSPGGPSPSPAPRTPAIPFASYGLHHTSLLKRHVSHQTSVNADPASHEIWRSETLLQVFVEMWLHHYSLEMYQKMQSPHAKLEVLHYRLSVSSALHSPAQPSLQALHAYQESFTPTEEHVLVVRLLLKHLHAFSNSLKPEQVSPSAHSHATSPLEEFKRAAVPRFVQQKLYLFLQHCFGHWPLDASFRAVLEMWLSYLQPWRYAPEKPAPSSDCQARAPFVQENLLMYTKLFVGFLSRALRTDLVSPKNALMVFRVAKVFAQPNLAEMIQKGEQLFLEPELVIPHRQHRLFTAPTFTGSFLSSWPPAVTDTSFRVKSHVYSLEGQDCKYTPMFGPEVRTLVLRLAQLITQAKQTAKSISDQCGESTPGHPFLSWLGFCSTDTNGSYPANDLDEMGQDSVRKTDEYLEKALEYLCQMFRLSEAQLAQLTLALGTTQDENGKKQLPDCIVGEDGLILTPLGRYQIINGLRRFDIEYQGDLELQPIRSYEIASLVRMLFRLSSAINCRFAGQMAALCSRADFLGSFCRYHLTEPGVTGRHLLSPVARESAASRARGPRLSLRFLGSYRTLLSLLLAFFVASLFCIGPLPCALLLMLGYLLYAVAMTLLTERSKLHQL, from the exons ATGACGACATTTCGGCGCCGGGTAGCCGAATGGCGGTCTCCGTCCCTTCGGCGAGCGACTTCATGGGTCCCCCAG tgGTTTCCTAAGACAGCCGTTTTCACCAGCTGCCAGGAGGCTGCTATGGCGTTCCCTCACCTGCAGCAGCCCAGCTTCCTGCTG GCTAGCCTGAAAGCTGACTCTATAAATAAGCCCTTTGCACAGCGGTGCCAAGACTTGGTTAAAGTCATCGAGGATTTTCCAGCAAAG GAACTGCACACCATCTTCCCATGGCTGGTGGAGAGCATTTTCGGCAGCCTAGACGGTGTCCTTGTCGGCTGGAACCTCCGCTGCCTACAGGGACGCGTGAATCCTGTGGAGTACAGCATTGCAATGGAATTTCTAGACCCTGG TGGCCCAATGATGAAGTTGGTTTATAAGCTTCAGGCCGAAGACTATAAGTTTGACTTTCCCGTCTCCTACCTGCCT GGCCCTGTGAAGGCATCCATCCAGGAGCGCGTACTCCCCGACAGCCCTCTGTACCACAACAAGGTCCAGTTCCCCACAACAGGGGGCCTTGGCCTAAACTTGGCCCTCA ACCCGTTCGAATACTACATGTTCTTCTTTGCTTTGAGCCTCATCACCCAAAAG CCACTCCCTGGGGCCCTCCACATCCGAACTTCAGACTGTGCCTATTTCATCCTCGTGGACAGGTACCTGTCCTGGTTCCTACCCACAGAAGGCAGTGTGCTCCCCCAACTCTCCTCCAGTCCCGGGGGGCCCAGTCCCTCACCAGCTCCCAG GACACCAGCCATCCCCTTTGCTTCCTATGGCCTCCACCACACCAGCCTACTGAAGCGACACGTCTCTCACCAGACATCTGTGAACGCAGACCCCGCCTCCCATGAGATCTGGAGGTCTGAAACTCTACTCCAG GTTTTTGTTGAAATGTGGCTTCATCATTATTCCTTGGAGATGTACCAAAAAATGCAGTCCCCTCACGCTAAG CTGGAGGTTCTGCACTACCGACTCAGTGTCTCCAGCGCCCTCCACAGCCCTGCCCAACCCAGCCTCCAGGCCCTCCACGCCTACCAA GAGTCGTTCACACCCACCGAGGAGCATGTGCTAGTGGTGCGCCTGCTGCTAAAGCACCTGCACGCCTTTTCCAACAGCCTGAAGCCCGAGCaggtctctccctctgcccattcccatGCCACCAGCCCTCTGGAGGAGTTCAAACG GGCCGCCGTCCCGAGGTTTGTCCAGCAGAAGCTCTACCTCTTCCTGCAGCACTGCTTCGGCCACTGGCCCCTGGATGCGTCATTCAGAGCT GTTCTGGAGATGTGGCTGAGCTACCTGCAGCCCTGGAGGTATGCACCTGAGAAGCCGGCCCCGAGCAGCGACTGCCAGGCCCG GGCACCTTTTGTGCAGGAGAACCTGCTGATGTACACCAAGCTCTTTGTGGGCTTCCTGAGCCGCGCGCTCCGCACCGACCTGGTCAGCCCCAAGAACGCACTCATGGTGTTCCGAGTGGCCAAAGTCTTTGCCCAGCCTAACCTGGCTGAAATGATCCAGAAAG GGGAGCAGCTGTTCCTGGAGCCAGAGCTTGTCATCCCGCACCGCCAGCACCGACTCTTCACGGCTCCCACCTTCACTGGCAGCTTCCTGTCCTCGTGGCCACCGGCCGTCACCGACACCTCTTTCCGGGTGAAGAGCCACGTGTACAGCCTGGAGGGCCAGGACTGCAAGTACACCCCGATGTTTGGGCCCGAGGTCCGGACGCTG GTCCTGCGCCTGGCTCAGCTCATCACACAGGCCAAGCAGACCGCCAAGTCCATCTCTGACCAATGTGGGGAGAGCACGCCCGGCCACCCCTTCCTGTCGTGGCTGGGCTTCTGCTCCACAGACACGAATGGCTCCTACCCAGCCAACGACCTGGATGAAATGGGGCAGGACAGTGTCCGCAAGACAGACGAGTACCTAGAGAAGGCCCTGGAGTACCTGTGCCAGATGTTCCGA CTCAGTGAGGCCCAGCTCGCCCAGCTCACACTCGCCTTGGGGACGACACAAGATGAGAATGGGAAGAAGCAGCTTCCAGATTGCATTGTGGGAGAGGACGGGCTCATCCTCACACCCCTGGGCCGGTACCAG ATCATCAACGGGCTGCGCAGGTTTGACATTGAGTACCAGGGTGACTTGGAGCTGCAGCCCATCCGGAGCTATGAGATCGCCAGCCTGGTCCGCATGCTCTTCCGGCTGTCGTCCGCCATCAACTGCAGG TTTGCAGGCCAGATGGCAGCCCTGTGTTCCCGGGCCGACTTCCTTGGCAGCTTTTGTCGATACCACCTCACGGAGCCTGGGGTGACGGGCAGGCACTTGCTGAGTCCCGTGGCGCGGGAGAGTGCGGCCAGCCGTGCCCGGGGCCCCAGGCTCAGCCTGCGCTTCCTGGGCAGCTACCGGACGCTGCTCTCACTGCTCCTGGCCTTCTTCGTGGCCTCCCTGTTCTGTATCGGGCCCCTGCCCTGCGCCCTGCTCCTCATGCTGGGCTACCTCCTCTATGCGGTGGCCATGACGCTGCTGACCGAGCGGAGCAAGCTGCACCAGCTCTGA
- the SMPD4 gene encoding sphingomyelin phosphodiesterase 4 isoform X3: MTTFRRRVAEWRSPSLRRATSWVPQWFPKTAVFTSCQEAAMAFPHLQQPSFLLASLKADSINKPFAQRCQDLVKVIEDFPAKELHTIFPWLVESIFGSLDGVLVGWNLRCLQGRVNPVEYSIAMEFLDPGGPMMKLVYKLQAEDYKFDFPVSYLPGPVKASIQERVLPDSPLYHNKVQFPTTGGLGLNLALNPFEYYMFFFALSLITQKPLPGALHIRTSDCAYFILVDRYLSWFLPTEGSVLPQLSSSPGGPSPSPAPRTPAIPFASYGLHHTSLLKRHVSHQTSVNADPASHEIWRSETLLQVFVEMWLHHYSLEMYQKMQSPHAKESFTPTEEHVLVVRLLLKHLHAFSNSLKPEQVSPSAHSHATSPLEEFKRAAVPRFVQQKLYLFLQHCFGHWPLDASFRAVLEMWLSYLQPWRYAPEKPAPSSDCQARCVSERWAPFVQENLLMYTKLFVGFLSRALRTDLVSPKNALMVFRVAKVFAQPNLAEMIQKGEQLFLEPELVIPHRQHRLFTAPTFTGSFLSSWPPAVTDTSFRVKSHVYSLEGQDCKYTPMFGPEVRTLVLRLAQLITQAKQTAKSISDQCGESTPGHPFLSWLGFCSTDTNGSYPANDLDEMGQDSVRKTDEYLEKALEYLCQMFRLSEAQLAQLTLALGTTQDENGKKQLPDCIVGEDGLILTPLGRYQIINGLRRFDIEYQGDLELQPIRSYEIASLVRMLFRLSSAINCRFAGQMAALCSRADFLGSFCRYHLTEPGVTGRHLLSPVARESAASRARGPRLSLRFLGSYRTLLSLLLAFFVASLFCIGPLPCALLLMLGYLLYAVAMTLLTERSKLHQL; this comes from the exons ATGACGACATTTCGGCGCCGGGTAGCCGAATGGCGGTCTCCGTCCCTTCGGCGAGCGACTTCATGGGTCCCCCAG tgGTTTCCTAAGACAGCCGTTTTCACCAGCTGCCAGGAGGCTGCTATGGCGTTCCCTCACCTGCAGCAGCCCAGCTTCCTGCTG GCTAGCCTGAAAGCTGACTCTATAAATAAGCCCTTTGCACAGCGGTGCCAAGACTTGGTTAAAGTCATCGAGGATTTTCCAGCAAAG GAACTGCACACCATCTTCCCATGGCTGGTGGAGAGCATTTTCGGCAGCCTAGACGGTGTCCTTGTCGGCTGGAACCTCCGCTGCCTACAGGGACGCGTGAATCCTGTGGAGTACAGCATTGCAATGGAATTTCTAGACCCTGG TGGCCCAATGATGAAGTTGGTTTATAAGCTTCAGGCCGAAGACTATAAGTTTGACTTTCCCGTCTCCTACCTGCCT GGCCCTGTGAAGGCATCCATCCAGGAGCGCGTACTCCCCGACAGCCCTCTGTACCACAACAAGGTCCAGTTCCCCACAACAGGGGGCCTTGGCCTAAACTTGGCCCTCA ACCCGTTCGAATACTACATGTTCTTCTTTGCTTTGAGCCTCATCACCCAAAAG CCACTCCCTGGGGCCCTCCACATCCGAACTTCAGACTGTGCCTATTTCATCCTCGTGGACAGGTACCTGTCCTGGTTCCTACCCACAGAAGGCAGTGTGCTCCCCCAACTCTCCTCCAGTCCCGGGGGGCCCAGTCCCTCACCAGCTCCCAG GACACCAGCCATCCCCTTTGCTTCCTATGGCCTCCACCACACCAGCCTACTGAAGCGACACGTCTCTCACCAGACATCTGTGAACGCAGACCCCGCCTCCCATGAGATCTGGAGGTCTGAAACTCTACTCCAG GTTTTTGTTGAAATGTGGCTTCATCATTATTCCTTGGAGATGTACCAAAAAATGCAGTCCCCTCACGCTAAG GAGTCGTTCACACCCACCGAGGAGCATGTGCTAGTGGTGCGCCTGCTGCTAAAGCACCTGCACGCCTTTTCCAACAGCCTGAAGCCCGAGCaggtctctccctctgcccattcccatGCCACCAGCCCTCTGGAGGAGTTCAAACG GGCCGCCGTCCCGAGGTTTGTCCAGCAGAAGCTCTACCTCTTCCTGCAGCACTGCTTCGGCCACTGGCCCCTGGATGCGTCATTCAGAGCT GTTCTGGAGATGTGGCTGAGCTACCTGCAGCCCTGGAGGTATGCACCTGAGAAGCCGGCCCCGAGCAGCGACTGCCAGGCCCGGTGTGTGTCAGAGAGATG GGCACCTTTTGTGCAGGAGAACCTGCTGATGTACACCAAGCTCTTTGTGGGCTTCCTGAGCCGCGCGCTCCGCACCGACCTGGTCAGCCCCAAGAACGCACTCATGGTGTTCCGAGTGGCCAAAGTCTTTGCCCAGCCTAACCTGGCTGAAATGATCCAGAAAG GGGAGCAGCTGTTCCTGGAGCCAGAGCTTGTCATCCCGCACCGCCAGCACCGACTCTTCACGGCTCCCACCTTCACTGGCAGCTTCCTGTCCTCGTGGCCACCGGCCGTCACCGACACCTCTTTCCGGGTGAAGAGCCACGTGTACAGCCTGGAGGGCCAGGACTGCAAGTACACCCCGATGTTTGGGCCCGAGGTCCGGACGCTG GTCCTGCGCCTGGCTCAGCTCATCACACAGGCCAAGCAGACCGCCAAGTCCATCTCTGACCAATGTGGGGAGAGCACGCCCGGCCACCCCTTCCTGTCGTGGCTGGGCTTCTGCTCCACAGACACGAATGGCTCCTACCCAGCCAACGACCTGGATGAAATGGGGCAGGACAGTGTCCGCAAGACAGACGAGTACCTAGAGAAGGCCCTGGAGTACCTGTGCCAGATGTTCCGA CTCAGTGAGGCCCAGCTCGCCCAGCTCACACTCGCCTTGGGGACGACACAAGATGAGAATGGGAAGAAGCAGCTTCCAGATTGCATTGTGGGAGAGGACGGGCTCATCCTCACACCCCTGGGCCGGTACCAG ATCATCAACGGGCTGCGCAGGTTTGACATTGAGTACCAGGGTGACTTGGAGCTGCAGCCCATCCGGAGCTATGAGATCGCCAGCCTGGTCCGCATGCTCTTCCGGCTGTCGTCCGCCATCAACTGCAGG TTTGCAGGCCAGATGGCAGCCCTGTGTTCCCGGGCCGACTTCCTTGGCAGCTTTTGTCGATACCACCTCACGGAGCCTGGGGTGACGGGCAGGCACTTGCTGAGTCCCGTGGCGCGGGAGAGTGCGGCCAGCCGTGCCCGGGGCCCCAGGCTCAGCCTGCGCTTCCTGGGCAGCTACCGGACGCTGCTCTCACTGCTCCTGGCCTTCTTCGTGGCCTCCCTGTTCTGTATCGGGCCCCTGCCCTGCGCCCTGCTCCTCATGCTGGGCTACCTCCTCTATGCGGTGGCCATGACGCTGCTGACCGAGCGGAGCAAGCTGCACCAGCTCTGA